In one window of Pseudoliparis swirei isolate HS2019 ecotype Mariana Trench chromosome 15, NWPU_hadal_v1, whole genome shotgun sequence DNA:
- the il11ra gene encoding interleukin-11 receptor subunit alpha isoform X2, with amino-acid sequence MPGLLSTPVCLTVIWFLSWSLRPGRAQIRTDEVSGVQYGHMQSNVTLACGKSQIRLPVAWHLNHSLPLPRHTVTPDGALVLLHADHSAQGNYSCHDDRGLLLHSVILRLGHNPGLLSVSCQVPNHTHVRCSWTESVKTFLPAKYNASFRGNGQEWKPCVLDLAHKHCDVDHPAFWQTVHTLRITESNALGSQTTSVRFRLHELLKPDPPESLLVEALEGHPKRLVVSWNFPASWPLHDAFPLLFQIRYRPQGSVYWSEVFSEDGPVVIFDALAGHLHQVQIRARDEVNSDTQWSEWSPLCLVRPWEVSSTSEPEEERFPDYFFPFSTKPEISTAKSHNSVHPEDEGNLGLVILLVLFSVVILTTILSLIFVVWVRQRRRDHVTKQELTSMVKMKSMPI; translated from the exons TGTCAGGCGTGCAGTACGGGCACATGCAGTCCAACGTGACACTGGCCTGCGGGAAGTCACAAATCAG GTTGCCCGTGGCGTGGCATCTCAACCACAGCTTGCCGCTGCCGCGGCACACAGTGACCCCCGATGGCGCCCTGGTCCTGCTACATGCCGACCACTCGGCGCAGGGCAACTACAGCTGCCACGACGACCGGgggctcctcctccactccgtcATACTCAGGCTGGGCC ACAACCCCGGGCTGCTGAGCGTTTCCTGTCAGGTTCCCAACCACACGCATGTCCGCTGCTCCTGGACGGAATCGGTAAAGACCTTCCTGCCAGCCAAGTACAATGCCTCCTTCAG ggGGAACGGTCAGGAGTGGAAGCCATGCGTCCTGGATCTGGCCCACAAACACTGTGACGTAGATCATCCCGCCTTCTGGCAGACCGTCCATACCCTGAGAATCACGGAGAGCAACGCCCTGGGGTCCCAGACGACGTCTGTCCGCTTTAGGTTACACGAGCTCT TGAAACCAGACCCTCCAGAGTCCCTGCTGGTGGAGGCCCTCGAGGGCCATCCAAAGAGGCTGGTCGTCTCGTGGAACTTCCCTGCCTCCTGGCCGCTGCACGATGCCTTCCCCCTCCTGTTTCAGATCAGATACAGGCCCCAGGGCTCCGTGTACTGGTCGGAG GTTTTCTCCGAGGACGGTCCCGTCGTGATATTTGACGCCCTGGCCGGTCACCTCCACCAAGTTCAGATTCGAGCCCGCGACGAGGTGAACTCCGACACCCAGTGGAGCGAATGGAGTCCCCTGTGTCTCGTCAGGCCGTGGGAAG TCTCCTCCACATCTGAGCCAGAGGAGGAAAGATTTCCAGactatttttttcccttcagcACAAAGCCTGAAATCTCAACCGCAAAGTCACACA ATTCTGTACATCCTGAGGATGAAGGGAATTTGGGTTTGGTGATCCTGCTGGTTTTGTTCTCCGTGGTCATCCTCACCACCATCCTTTCCCTCATCTTTGTTGTgtg gGTAAGACAGAGGCGGCGCGATCATGTGACCAAACAGGAACTCACCTCTATGGTCAAGATGAAGTCCATGCCAATCTAA